TGTGATAAAAAGTTTTTTTGCAGCTTCTCTAAAACTACCATTGTTTGCAACAGCTACAACGTATTTCATCTGTTGAATATTCATAGATGCCCTCCGTCTTATTCAGAAAAATAGATTTTACGTCCATTCAACGCTTGGACTGGGCGATTATTAAATGGTAGCATGCCTTCATCGATCCGCTCAAAAAAATCTTGATCCATTTTCTGAATAGAATCGAAAACAAACCAATGAACAGGTCCTTTTGTTGGTGGTGTCGTTAATGAACCTAAATAATGAAAATGTGATTTTTGTTCTGGCAAAAAGATCGAAGGATTAAACCATTGTTGATGGGTTTCCGAATTCCATTCCAGTGTGGTTTGATTTTTTGAAAACCTATTGTCATCTTTTGTAATCGTAAATAAGCAACCCACAACTAAATTATCACCAGAATTATTCATGTGAACAAGATGGAATTCCAGCGGAGCATGTTCTCCATCAAATGTATGCTCACTTGGTGTGTGAAAGTGAATATCTGTTAAATAATATTTTTCATCTTCAAAAACCACATAGCTTTCTGTATTTGGTGGAATGAAATGAAACGTGTTTTTAAATTCTTTTTCAGTAAATTCTTCTGTTTTATAAAAAAAATCAATCTCTCTATTCGTAGAGTCTCCATTGATTAAGTTTTTTGACAAATTGATTGGCGATTGATAAGGATATTTCGCGCCGGTTGAAAACCAATCACAAAGCGTGTGCCAATGTTCAGGACCAAGCTCACCTTCATATCCCCATTCTACGTCCATATTTCGAATATTTTTCATCAAACCCCACCTTTTGATTTTATTGTTTAAATAACTTTATACTAATTACTATAAACAGTCAATTTTCAACCGCTGCTTTGTATTTTATCAAAGTATAACACACCTGAATACAGCCATCTATCAATAAAAAAGTATAACTTTTGATTCCTATCAAAAATTACACTTTTATATTTTTAACTATTTATTTAACCAATTTTCAGGATCTTGTTTCCAGTTTTTTAATAGTGTAACATCATTTTCCTCGATATAATTCGATTCCAAAGCAGCTTCAATCAAAGTTGAATAATTCGTTAATGTAAGTAAGTTCATCTTTTGCTCTGCAAATTTTTCTTTGCCTTTCGGTAATTCATAGGTAAATATTGCAGCGACACCCAAAACGTCTGCTCCTTCACGTTTTGCCGCGTCTGTTGCTTCAAGGACGCTACCGCCAGTTGAAATCAGATCTTCGATCACAACCATTTTTTGCCCCTTAAAAATTCGACCTTCGATTTGATTTCCTTTTCCATGTTCTTTAGCTTTGCTTCTGATGTAAACCATTGGCAGATCTAAAATATCCGCAACCCAAGCTGCATGAGGAATTCCCGCAGTTGCTGTTCCCGCAATAACTTGCACATCTGGATATGTTTCTTTGATTTTTTCTGCTAATCCTTTAGCGATATCTTTACGCACAACTGGATAACTCATTGTGATACGGTTATCACAGTAAATCGGACTTTTAAGGCCGCTAGCCCAAGTAAAAGGCTCATTTGGACTTAAAAATACTGCTTCAATTTCTAGTAAATCCTTGGCAATTTTTTTAGCTAATTCGGTCATTTATTTTCTCCATTCCACTCATTTTTTATTGATAGATATGCTTCATATGGCTTTTTGGCTTGAGTTATTGGTCGTCCTACTACAATATATGTCGAACCAATTTTTCTTGCATCTGTTGGTGTCACTACACGTTGTTGATCTCCTACCTCGCTGCCGCTTGGGCGTATACCAGGTGTTAAACAAACAAAAGACTCACTCGTTGCTTGATGGATGTCTTGGGCTTCTAATGCAGAACAAACAACCCCATCTAGCCCCGCTGTCTCTGTACACTTAGCATAATGAATCACACTATCTTTTAATGGAACTTCAATCAATTGATCGTGCTGCATTTCTTGTTCACTTGTTGAAGTAAGTTGTGTTACAGCAATCAAAATCGGAATCTTCGCACCATTTCTCGTCCCTTTTTTTAGTCCTGCCATAGCCGCTTTCATCATTTTGATCCCGCCAGCTGCATGTACATTGGTGATATCGACACCAAGTTTTGCAAGACCAACCATTGATTTTTCAACAGTATTAGGAATGTCATGTAATTTCAAATCAAGAAAAACAGAATGCCCCAATGCTTTTAACCAACGAACTATTTCTGGTCCTTCTTGATAAAATAGTTCCATTCCAACTTTTACAAATAATGACTCTTCCTTAGGAAACTTGTCTAAAAAGGTTTCTACTTCAATTTTTGAAGGAAAATCTAAAGCGATGATCGGTCGTTGACTCATTGATTTTTTCCCTCCCTAACATCTTTGATTAGTTGCTCTAATGATTCAATACCAAGTTCAGCCATTCTTTTAGGCAAAGCATCGATCAATTTAGGACAAATATAAGGATCTGTAAAATTAGCCGTTCCTACTCCTACAGCACTTGCTCCTGCCATAAACATTTCTAATACATCATCTACCGTTTGTACACCACCCATACCAATGATCGGCAGATTGGATACTTGAGAAACTTGATGAATCAATCGAATAGCAACAGGCTTGATTGCAGGACCTGATAACCCTCCTGTTTGATTGGCTAGGACTGGACGGCGAGTTTTTAAATCGATTCGCATTCCTAGTAGTGTATTGATCATCGAAAAGCCATCAGCACCTCCTGCTTCGATTGCTTGTGCAACTGGCACAATATCTGTCACGTTGGGAGAAAGTTTCACATAAATCGGAACTTTGGCCACTTTTTTTACAGCTTGTGTTAATTGAAACGCAACATCCGGATCAGTCCCAAAGGCAATACCGCCATGTTTTACATTTGGACACGAAATATTTAATTCGATTGCTTTAACATTAGGAGCATCACCAATTTTACTACAAACTTCTACGTAATCTTCTTCACAGGCCCCAGCAACATTGGCAATAATTGGTAAATCATAGGCCTCTAAAGCTGGAAGTTTAGTCTGCATCACTACATCTAAACCTGGATTCTGTAAACCAATTGCATTTAGCATACCGCTAGGTGTTTCTGCCACTCTTGGGGTTGCATTTCCAAAGCGCGCCTTGGGTGTTGTTGCTTTGACCATGATTGAACCTAATTTACTAAGATCATAATATTTAGCGTATTCCTCACCAAACCCAAAACAACCACTAGCTGGGATGATCGGGTTTTTTAATTCTAAACCAGGAATACTGATCGCTAACGAATTTTGCATCATAAAACCACCTCACTGGCTCTAAAAATCGGCCCTTCATCACAAACTTTGACACTTTTCGTTCCAGTTTCATCATCTGGTACATGACATACACAAGCGTAACAGGCGCCCATTCCACAAGCCATCCGTTGTTCTAAAGAAAGAAAAACGTTCGGATTTTCAGAAAAAACTTGGGCAACCATTTTCAACATGCCATTAGCACCGCAAGCATACACTGCGTCAGGTTGCTCTTCTTTAATAGCTTCTAGTATCAGGTTACCGACATTTCCTTCTACGCCAAAAGAACCATCATCTGTTGCAAATCGTGTGTCACTTAAAGCCATAAATTCTTCTTGAAAATACGCAACTTCTTTTGACGCATAACCGAGAAAATGGACAACTTCAATGCCTTTTTGCTTCAATTGTTTCGATAATTCATACAGTGGCGGAATGCCGATCCCACCGCCAATGACATACGCTTTTTGACCGCTAGACAGACAATCAACATCAAATCCATTTCCTAAAGGTCCTAGCACATCTAAAGTATCTCCAGCAGAAAGTTCCGAGAAGATTTTAGTCCCATCTCCTTCTGTGCGATAAATGATTGTACAGGTTTTGTCTTCTTTATTAATTTGATTGATGCTGA
This sequence is a window from Enterococcus sp. 7F3_DIV0205. Protein-coding genes within it:
- a CDS encoding carbonic anhydrase, with amino-acid sequence MKNIRNMDVEWGYEGELGPEHWHTLCDWFSTGAKYPYQSPINLSKNLINGDSTNREIDFFYKTEEFTEKEFKNTFHFIPPNTESYVVFEDEKYYLTDIHFHTPSEHTFDGEHAPLEFHLVHMNNSGDNLVVGCLFTITKDDNRFSKNQTTLEWNSETHQQWFNPSIFLPEQKSHFHYLGSLTTPPTKGPVHWFVFDSIQKMDQDFFERIDEGMLPFNNRPVQALNGRKIYFSE
- the pyrE gene encoding orotate phosphoribosyltransferase encodes the protein MTELAKKIAKDLLEIEAVFLSPNEPFTWASGLKSPIYCDNRITMSYPVVRKDIAKGLAEKIKETYPDVQVIAGTATAGIPHAAWVADILDLPMVYIRSKAKEHGKGNQIEGRIFKGQKMVVIEDLISTGGSVLEATDAAKREGADVLGVAAIFTYELPKGKEKFAEQKMNLLTLTNYSTLIEAALESNYIEENDVTLLKNWKQDPENWLNK
- the pyrF gene encoding orotidine-5'-phosphate decarboxylase — translated: MSQRPIIALDFPSKIEVETFLDKFPKEESLFVKVGMELFYQEGPEIVRWLKALGHSVFLDLKLHDIPNTVEKSMVGLAKLGVDITNVHAAGGIKMMKAAMAGLKKGTRNGAKIPILIAVTQLTSTSEQEMQHDQLIEVPLKDSVIHYAKCTETAGLDGVVCSALEAQDIHQATSESFVCLTPGIRPSGSEVGDQQRVVTPTDARKIGSTYIVVGRPITQAKKPYEAYLSIKNEWNGENK
- a CDS encoding dihydroorotate dehydrogenase — translated: MMQNSLAISIPGLELKNPIIPASGCFGFGEEYAKYYDLSKLGSIMVKATTPKARFGNATPRVAETPSGMLNAIGLQNPGLDVVMQTKLPALEAYDLPIIANVAGACEEDYVEVCSKIGDAPNVKAIELNISCPNVKHGGIAFGTDPDVAFQLTQAVKKVAKVPIYVKLSPNVTDIVPVAQAIEAGGADGFSMINTLLGMRIDLKTRRPVLANQTGGLSGPAIKPVAIRLIHQVSQVSNLPIIGMGGVQTVDDVLEMFMAGASAVGVGTANFTDPYICPKLIDALPKRMAELGIESLEQLIKDVREGKNQ
- a CDS encoding dihydroorotate dehydrogenase electron transfer subunit, encoding MKQEIMTITSQQQLAPRIFQLTLTGELVNEMEKPGQFLHIKVPRADMLLRRPISINQINKEDKTCTIIYRTEGDGTKIFSELSAGDTLDVLGPLGNGFDVDCLSSGQKAYVIGGGIGIPPLYELSKQLKQKGIEVVHFLGYASKEVAYFQEEFMALSDTRFATDDGSFGVEGNVGNLILEAIKEEQPDAVYACGANGMLKMVAQVFSENPNVFLSLEQRMACGMGACYACVCHVPDDETGTKSVKVCDEGPIFRASEVVL